The Flectobacillus major DSM 103 genome has a window encoding:
- a CDS encoding TolC family protein produces MNLIYNKWRVLALLLLLSKYATAQIDTTFHKKAIHFPNFIGLVGKNNLSYAAQKFNVNIAEAGIETAKVFPDPQLDFAWFDNGQRRMGMGYGFNSTIGWTLELGGKRKARIDLAQSQTALSQYLLLDYFRNLRADATISYLTAVQYKLLFDVQLSSYQSVQKLAQSNHIRAKLGSITAVDAKQSQLEAGIMLNDVLQAEASWKNSLVNLSLLLGTKTTDTLLLPQGDLSKFERNFTLSKLVIEAQNTRADLLAALQNKTVSRNILKLAEANRVIDLGLSTGATYSSYSINIVAPTPSFVQLGAGVSIPLKFSNNHHGELKAAYYNGLQAETQYRQIELQIQAEVTQAYFNYIASQKQVSQFNTGLLNEAKAILEGKIYSYERGETSLLEVLNAQRTYNDVQQGYYQTLYRYAVALTELERATGIWDINF; encoded by the coding sequence ATGAATTTGATATATAATAAATGGCGTGTACTTGCCCTTTTATTACTGCTAAGCAAGTATGCCACCGCACAGATTGACACAACTTTTCATAAAAAAGCCATTCATTTCCCTAACTTCATTGGATTAGTTGGGAAAAATAACCTTAGTTATGCTGCCCAAAAATTCAATGTCAATATTGCCGAGGCTGGGATTGAAACTGCAAAAGTTTTTCCCGACCCTCAGCTAGATTTTGCTTGGTTTGACAACGGCCAACGAAGAATGGGAATGGGGTATGGCTTCAACTCAACAATAGGATGGACACTAGAATTAGGAGGAAAACGCAAAGCTAGAATCGACTTGGCTCAAAGCCAAACGGCATTGAGCCAATACCTTCTGCTCGATTATTTTCGTAATCTTCGTGCCGATGCCACTATTAGTTACCTAACAGCGGTGCAGTATAAACTACTCTTCGATGTTCAGTTGAGTTCTTACCAGTCTGTCCAAAAACTGGCTCAGTCTAATCATATTCGTGCCAAACTAGGGTCAATTACAGCAGTTGATGCCAAACAAAGCCAACTCGAAGCAGGTATTATGCTCAACGATGTATTACAAGCCGAAGCTAGTTGGAAAAACTCATTGGTCAATTTATCGCTCTTACTAGGTACTAAAACGACCGATACCTTGTTGCTTCCTCAAGGTGACCTTAGCAAGTTTGAACGAAATTTTACTTTATCCAAACTTGTTATTGAGGCTCAGAATACCCGAGCCGATTTATTAGCCGCTTTGCAAAACAAAACCGTTTCTAGGAATATCCTAAAACTAGCCGAAGCTAATAGAGTTATTGATTTGGGCTTGTCGACAGGAGCTACATATAGCTCGTATTCGATCAATATTGTTGCTCCAACGCCTTCGTTTGTACAACTTGGGGCTGGTGTTTCGATTCCTTTAAAGTTTTCTAACAACCATCATGGCGAGCTAAAAGCGGCGTATTATAATGGCCTACAGGCCGAAACACAGTATCGCCAAATAGAACTACAAATTCAGGCAGAAGTAACACAGGCTTATTTTAATTATATAGCCTCTCAAAAACAGGTATCACAATTCAATACGGGGCTACTTAACGAGGCCAAGGCCATATTAGAGGGCAAAATCTATAGCTATGAACGTGGCGAAACGTCTTTACTAGAGGTACTAAATGCTCAACGTACCTACAACGATGTACAACAAGGCTATTATCAAACATTGTATCGCTATGCGGTTGCTTTGACCGAACTAGAACGAGCTACAGGAATCTGGGATATTAATTTTTAA
- a CDS encoding efflux RND transporter permease subunit produces the protein MKKDFLATAIAKRWLVLALFILISIFGFYSWKQLSIEAYPDIGDVTSQVVTQVPGLAAEEIEQQITIPIERAINGLPGMHVMRSKSTFGLSMVTIVFEDGVDDYFARARIQERLNDVQLPYGAIPGLDPLTSPTGEIYRYVIESKTHDLRKLTELQKYVIVPRIKQVAGVADVTNFGGITTQYQIELDPSKMEQYRLSLSEVTETITKNNTNAGGSVVNRGDQSFVVRGIGLVKDLDDMGQIVVKSVNGIPIYLNDIGKIKYGNLERKGALGYSDKRGADYSDNIQGIVLLLKRQNPSDVLKGVNQAVDELNNGILPEGVKIHTFLDRTNLIETTLHTVSKTLLEGMTLVIIVLIVFLGSWRGAFIVAATIPIALLVAFILMKFTNIPANLLSLGAIDFGIIVDGAIVMMETILKIREEDEHTALEEKSIADKAKEVAKPIFFATIIIITAYLPLFAFERVERKLFTPMAFTIGYALFGALLVALFLIPGLAYFIYRKPQKMYHNKWLELLTNRYNSRIQKIMQAPKKVFIPLMGVLLMAIILTITVGKDFLPPLDEGSIWLQVSLPPGITLEKSKEMSDSLRHHTLRHKEVTYMMVQAGRNDDGTDAWTPSHFECSVGLKPYSEWEWGKTKADLINELAADYATMPGYNIGFSQPMIDGVMDKISGAHSELVVKVYGDDFKETRRIAEEIIRVLRHIKGAVDLAIDQEPPLPQIQIRANRAKIAQYGLNVGDVAELIEVGMGGSAVAQVFVGNKVYDITCRFSAESRNTPERIGNLMLTNSAGAKIPLSQVCDITLNTGESTIAREMNKRHLTVRLNLRGNDLSSFVKEGQTKIEQQVQYNHTNFKIKWGGQFENQNRAYSHLAIIVPLALAIMFVLLYSAFGKFRQAGLLMSIVPLALFGGMLALNVRGMTLNVSSSVGFIALFGVAIQNGVIMIAHINQLRKKGFVLLDAVIVGAKQRFRPVLMTATVAILGLLPASLATGIGSDVQRPLATVIVYGLLFSTILTLYALPSLYYLLEKKFEHEDNHTNSNHEFDI, from the coding sequence ATGAAAAAGGATTTTCTTGCAACAGCCATAGCCAAACGTTGGCTAGTGTTAGCACTATTTATATTAATTTCAATATTTGGTTTTTATTCGTGGAAACAGCTCTCTATTGAAGCATATCCCGACATTGGCGATGTTACGTCACAAGTAGTAACACAAGTGCCGGGACTCGCTGCCGAAGAGATAGAACAACAAATTACTATTCCGATTGAACGCGCTATCAATGGTCTTCCGGGAATGCACGTTATGCGTAGCAAAAGTACCTTTGGGCTATCGATGGTTACGATTGTTTTTGAAGATGGCGTAGACGACTATTTTGCAAGGGCACGTATTCAAGAACGCCTAAACGACGTACAACTACCTTATGGGGCTATTCCAGGGTTAGACCCCCTAACTTCGCCTACTGGCGAAATCTATCGGTATGTTATTGAAAGTAAAACCCATGATTTAAGAAAACTTACCGAACTTCAAAAATATGTGATAGTACCACGCATTAAGCAAGTGGCTGGCGTAGCCGATGTAACCAATTTTGGTGGTATTACTACCCAATACCAAATAGAACTTGACCCTAGCAAAATGGAGCAATATCGCTTGTCGCTGAGCGAGGTTACTGAAACTATCACAAAAAATAATACCAATGCAGGAGGAAGTGTTGTCAACCGTGGCGACCAATCTTTTGTGGTACGAGGCATAGGTTTGGTAAAAGATTTGGACGATATGGGACAAATTGTGGTAAAATCAGTCAATGGAATACCGATTTATCTCAACGATATTGGTAAAATCAAATATGGTAATCTAGAACGCAAAGGAGCATTGGGTTATAGCGATAAAAGAGGTGCCGACTATTCTGATAATATTCAGGGGATTGTATTGTTACTCAAACGCCAAAACCCTTCTGATGTACTAAAAGGAGTCAACCAAGCCGTAGATGAACTCAACAATGGCATTCTTCCCGAAGGCGTAAAAATTCATACTTTTTTAGACAGAACCAACCTTATCGAAACCACCCTTCATACTGTTTCCAAAACCCTTTTGGAAGGTATGACCCTTGTGATTATCGTACTTATTGTTTTTTTGGGCAGTTGGCGTGGGGCTTTTATTGTAGCCGCTACTATTCCTATTGCTTTGTTGGTAGCCTTTATTTTGATGAAATTTACCAATATCCCAGCCAATTTACTTTCGCTTGGTGCTATAGACTTCGGAATTATTGTCGATGGAGCTATTGTAATGATGGAAACCATTTTGAAAATAAGAGAAGAAGACGAACATACAGCATTGGAAGAAAAGAGTATTGCCGATAAAGCCAAAGAAGTAGCAAAACCCATTTTTTTTGCCACTATTATTATTATCACGGCCTATTTACCCTTATTTGCCTTTGAGCGTGTAGAACGAAAATTATTTACACCAATGGCCTTTACCATCGGTTATGCTTTGTTTGGGGCCTTGCTGGTAGCTCTGTTTCTTATTCCGGGGCTTGCGTATTTTATTTATCGAAAGCCTCAAAAAATGTATCATAACAAATGGCTAGAGCTATTGACCAATCGATACAATAGCCGTATTCAAAAAATCATGCAAGCTCCCAAAAAGGTATTCATACCTTTGATGGGTGTTTTGTTAATGGCTATTATTTTAACGATTACTGTTGGAAAAGATTTTTTGCCCCCACTCGACGAAGGTTCTATTTGGCTACAGGTTTCGCTACCTCCTGGAATTACTTTGGAGAAATCAAAAGAAATGAGCGATTCGCTACGACATCATACCCTTCGCCACAAAGAAGTAACTTATATGATGGTACAAGCTGGCCGAAACGACGACGGAACAGACGCTTGGACACCTTCGCATTTTGAGTGCAGTGTTGGCCTAAAACCCTATAGCGAATGGGAATGGGGAAAAACCAAGGCTGATTTAATCAACGAGCTAGCAGCCGACTATGCTACTATGCCAGGGTATAATATTGGGTTTTCTCAGCCTATGATAGACGGTGTTATGGACAAAATTTCTGGGGCACATAGCGAACTTGTAGTAAAAGTATATGGCGATGATTTTAAAGAAACCCGAAGAATTGCCGAGGAAATTATCAGGGTATTACGCCATATCAAAGGGGCTGTTGACTTGGCTATTGATCAAGAACCACCTTTACCCCAAATCCAGATACGTGCCAATCGTGCCAAAATAGCTCAATATGGCCTCAATGTGGGCGATGTTGCCGAGCTTATTGAAGTAGGCATGGGCGGTAGTGCTGTTGCTCAGGTTTTTGTGGGCAACAAAGTGTACGACATTACTTGCCGATTTAGTGCGGAAAGCCGCAATACGCCCGAAAGAATTGGCAATTTGATGCTAACCAATTCGGCAGGAGCTAAAATTCCTTTGTCGCAGGTATGCGATATTACCCTCAACACTGGTGAAAGTACCATTGCCCGTGAAATGAATAAACGACATTTAACTGTTCGCCTCAATTTGCGTGGCAACGACTTATCATCGTTTGTAAAAGAGGGACAAACAAAAATTGAGCAACAAGTACAATACAATCACACAAACTTCAAAATCAAATGGGGTGGTCAGTTTGAAAACCAAAATAGAGCTTATAGCCATTTGGCCATTATTGTGCCACTAGCCTTAGCCATCATGTTTGTATTGTTGTATAGTGCTTTTGGCAAATTTCGTCAGGCGGGTTTATTGATGAGTATAGTACCCCTCGCCCTATTTGGCGGAATGCTCGCCCTTAATGTACGTGGCATGACCCTGAACGTATCGTCATCGGTAGGTTTTATTGCTTTATTTGGCGTAGCTATCCAAAATGGTGTCATTATGATTGCACATATTAATCAGCTTCGTAAAAAAGGTTTTGTTCTTTTAGATGCCGTTATTGTAGGAGCCAAACAACGTTTCAGACCCGTATTGATGACAGCCACTGTTGCTATACTAGGCTTACTGCCTGCCTCTTTAGCAACAGGCATAGGCAGCGATGTACAAAGACCTTTGGCTACTGTGATTGTTTATGGACTCCTATTTTCTACCATATTAACACTATATGCTTTGCCATCGCTTTATTATTTGCTTGAGAAAAAATTTGAGCATGAAGACAACCACACAAATAGCAATCATGAATTTGATATATAA
- a CDS encoding efflux RND transporter periplasmic adaptor subunit — MNQVFIYFDKGIGQRAKPIFSSLFKQSIIPLLSCIVLFSCHHPKAVLEQNNFELQGDTIIVPKQSTIAPKLTIRAIHTEPYRFELLTAGTVKAIPNLYAQIAPPFAGRVTKVLLKLGMKVHAGTPLFELTSREFIDAQKLFFQAKSELLAAQLTLKRQQDLKKNEVGTERDLEEAKTNFEIREKEYQNAIASLKIFGVDINKIIIGQPLVVTSPITGEIISNTVVMGQYIKAEDPPYAIVAELNKVWVAGMVKEKDIHFINKLAGATINIAAFPEKKIIGKIFHVNEIVDEETRSVQVLIECPNNDHILKPGMYVNVNFINTPSTNLFVPAKSVLQFNDKSFVFVEVGQGKYLKRFVETGITDNGRVAITVGLHEGEKIIEEGAFYLLDAK, encoded by the coding sequence ATGAATCAAGTATTTATCTATTTTGATAAAGGTATTGGCCAAAGGGCAAAGCCAATCTTTTCAAGCCTCTTTAAACAAAGCATTATACCATTACTTAGTTGTATCGTGTTGTTTTCTTGCCACCACCCCAAAGCGGTGCTAGAACAAAACAACTTTGAGCTTCAAGGCGATACCATTATAGTACCCAAACAGTCTACCATAGCCCCCAAACTAACAATACGGGCGATTCACACCGAACCCTACCGTTTTGAGCTTCTTACGGCTGGTACAGTAAAGGCTATTCCCAACCTATATGCTCAAATTGCTCCTCCTTTTGCGGGGCGAGTTACCAAAGTATTGCTAAAATTGGGAATGAAAGTACACGCAGGTACGCCTTTATTTGAGCTTACTTCTCGTGAGTTTATAGATGCTCAAAAGCTATTTTTCCAAGCTAAATCTGAATTACTAGCAGCCCAACTCACCCTAAAGCGTCAACAAGACCTGAAAAAAAATGAGGTAGGAACAGAACGAGATTTGGAAGAAGCCAAAACTAATTTTGAAATCAGAGAAAAAGAATACCAGAATGCCATTGCAAGTTTGAAGATATTTGGGGTCGATATCAACAAAATAATCATTGGCCAGCCCCTTGTTGTTACATCGCCTATTACTGGTGAAATTATCAGTAATACCGTAGTAATGGGACAATATATCAAGGCCGAAGACCCACCGTATGCTATTGTAGCAGAACTCAACAAAGTTTGGGTGGCAGGTATGGTTAAGGAAAAAGATATTCATTTTATCAATAAACTGGCTGGTGCTACAATCAATATAGCCGCTTTTCCTGAGAAAAAAATTATCGGCAAAATATTCCATGTAAACGAAATCGTAGATGAAGAAACCAGAAGTGTACAAGTTTTGATAGAATGCCCCAACAACGACCATATCCTAAAACCAGGAATGTATGTCAATGTAAACTTTATCAATACGCCTTCTACCAACCTCTTTGTTCCAGCCAAATCGGTGCTTCAATTCAACGACAAGAGTTTTGTATTTGTAGAAGTAGGCCAAGGAAAATACCTCAAAAGATTTGTAGAAACAGGTATTACCGACAATGGCCGTGTAGCGATTACAGTTGGCTTACACGAAGGTGAAAAAATCATTGAAGAAGGTGCATTTTATTTATTAGATGCTAAATAA
- a CDS encoding HAMP domain-containing sensor histidine kinase, giving the protein MKAKTRLTLLFTLITATILLVFAFIIYYSAKKSRENEFYAVLKKEAITKANLFFNAKVDAKTLQDIYRNNRQILNEVEVAIYDTNFVLLYHDALDIDFVKENRQMIDQISRHHEIQFFKQKWQVVGLEHQFENKTYIITATAYDQYGYKKLNSLLQNSAIVFVIAIVFIYLAGLFFSKKAFEPIKEMTNKAKNISATNLDLRLNTNGSKDELGELANTFNEMLNRLENSFDTQKHFVSNISHEIRTPLSAIITELELSTNKNRNIEEYKVVIQNVLSDARKLVKLSNSLLDLAKASYDPSKIAFKAIRVDEALLDARQQVQHANTHYKIDIHFEGDFEDDRHISINGNEYLLKVAFANLFENGCKFSENKQSKVSVSFTDEHILLAFSDKGIGISANDQKNIFTPFYRGSNKIYADGNGIGLSLTQKIILLHKGTITITSMPNYGTTFTITIPHI; this is encoded by the coding sequence ATGAAAGCCAAAACACGACTCACCCTTTTATTTACCCTCATTACTGCCACTATTTTATTGGTATTTGCTTTTATTATTTATTACTCAGCCAAAAAAAGCAGAGAAAATGAATTTTATGCCGTTCTAAAAAAAGAAGCTATTACCAAAGCTAATTTGTTTTTTAATGCCAAAGTAGATGCCAAAACCCTACAAGATATTTACCGCAACAACCGCCAAATATTGAATGAGGTTGAAGTGGCTATTTACGACACCAATTTTGTATTGCTGTATCATGATGCCCTCGACATTGATTTTGTCAAAGAAAATCGCCAGATGATAGACCAAATATCTCGGCATCATGAAATACAATTTTTTAAACAAAAATGGCAGGTTGTTGGGCTAGAACATCAGTTTGAAAATAAAACCTATATTATTACAGCAACGGCTTATGACCAATACGGCTACAAAAAACTCAATAGCTTACTGCAAAACAGTGCCATTGTATTTGTTATTGCTATCGTATTCATTTACTTGGCAGGGCTTTTTTTTTCTAAAAAAGCCTTTGAGCCTATCAAAGAAATGACAAATAAGGCCAAAAATATATCAGCAACTAACCTCGATTTGCGCCTCAATACCAATGGTAGCAAAGATGAACTTGGCGAGCTAGCCAATACTTTTAACGAAATGCTAAACCGACTTGAGAATTCGTTCGATACCCAAAAGCATTTTGTTTCTAATATTTCTCATGAAATACGAACACCCCTTTCGGCTATTATTACCGAATTGGAGCTATCGACCAACAAAAATCGCAATATTGAAGAATACAAGGTAGTAATACAAAATGTTCTGAGCGATGCCCGAAAGCTTGTGAAGCTATCCAATAGCTTACTCGACCTTGCCAAGGCCAGTTATGACCCTTCCAAAATTGCTTTTAAGGCTATTAGGGTTGATGAGGCTTTACTAGATGCACGACAACAAGTACAGCATGCAAATACCCACTACAAAATTGATATTCATTTTGAAGGTGACTTTGAAGACGACAGACATATTTCGATTAATGGCAATGAATACTTGCTAAAAGTAGCCTTTGCCAATTTGTTTGAAAACGGATGTAAATTCTCTGAAAATAAGCAATCTAAGGTTTCTGTGAGCTTTACAGATGAACATATTCTACTAGCTTTTTCTGATAAGGGAATAGGCATTTCGGCCAACGACCAGAAGAATATTTTTACACCTTTTTACCGAGGAAGTAACAAAATATATGCCGATGGCAATGGAATAGGGCTATCGCTAACCCAAAAAATTATCTTGCTTCATAAAGGCACTATTACTATAACATCCATGCCCAATTATGGTACTACTTTTACCATTACAATACCGCATATTTAA
- a CDS encoding response regulator transcription factor: MKILIVEDDQRVAELIQRGLEEHGFIPTVAYDGLSGKKLALNNPYDLILTDIILPKIDGLDLCKQIREIQPDTPILILTALGTTDDKVEGFDAGADDYLVKPFEMRELLVRIRALLKRQHSHQNTMGFLLKFADLELNLHTKLVKRNGSEINLTPKEFKLLEYMMQNPDRVLSRIEIAEKVWDTHFDTGTNFIDVYINYLRKKIDKDFDKKLIHTKSGMGFILKAE; this comes from the coding sequence ATGAAAATTCTAATTGTTGAAGATGATCAAAGAGTAGCCGAGCTTATTCAAAGAGGCTTGGAAGAACATGGCTTTATACCAACGGTAGCATACGATGGGCTATCGGGCAAAAAATTAGCCCTCAACAATCCGTACGACCTCATACTTACCGATATTATCTTGCCCAAAATAGATGGTCTTGATTTATGCAAACAAATTCGTGAAATTCAGCCCGACACGCCTATTCTTATTCTTACGGCACTGGGTACAACCGATGATAAAGTAGAAGGCTTTGACGCTGGTGCAGACGACTACCTAGTAAAACCTTTTGAAATGCGAGAGCTATTGGTACGGATTAGGGCTTTGCTAAAACGACAGCATTCGCACCAAAATACTATGGGTTTTTTGCTAAAATTTGCCGATTTAGAACTCAATCTACATACCAAATTGGTAAAAAGAAATGGCTCAGAGATTAACCTAACACCCAAAGAATTTAAGCTTTTGGAATATATGATGCAAAACCCCGACCGAGTTTTGTCGCGTATTGAGATTGCCGAAAAGGTTTGGGATACCCATTTCGACACAGGTACAAATTTTATTGATGTGTATATCAATTACTTACGCAAAAAAATTGATAAAGATTTTGACAAAAAGCTAATTCATACCAAATCGGGAATGGGCTTTATTTTGAAAGCTGAATAA
- a CDS encoding winged helix-turn-helix transcriptional regulator yields the protein MTSKNTTEHCPAEGLLKMLSGKWKPQIFRLALDGAVRFNSLLRQIEGSNKQSIAVALKELEEQGLLDKVVIKLKPLHIEYTLSEKGQSLIPVFRQLESLL from the coding sequence ATGACCTCAAAAAATACCACAGAACATTGTCCAGCAGAAGGACTTTTAAAGATGCTTTCAGGTAAATGGAAGCCTCAAATATTTCGTCTTGCCCTCGATGGTGCGGTACGTTTTAATTCACTATTACGCCAAATTGAAGGCTCAAATAAGCAGTCGATTGCGGTGGCCCTGAAAGAATTAGAAGAGCAAGGCTTGCTCGATAAAGTAGTGATAAAACTAAAACCTTTACATATTGAATATACTTTATCTGAAAAAGGCCAATCTTTAATACCTGTTTTTCGTCAATTAGAATCGTTATTATAA
- a CDS encoding ClpXP adapter SpxH family protein: protein MVENKNNPLLCDPETGICEMPMVASTDNNTYIVAQKKPIKIIYFTDPICSSCWGIEPQLRKLKLEYGNDLEIDYRMGGLLPDWSYNNGGISKPSDVAHHWDEVSQYYEMPIDGDVWLEKPLHSSYPPSIAFKAAQLQDITKAIKFLRRIREMVFLEKKNITYWEHLSDAASQVGLDTIQLKKDYETRAKELFLQDLALAKKLGVRGFPTLYFADSLNNQQVIFGFKPYRLFENAVISTYAGATKASYDTSWEGLFGVYPTLTSKEFAELSGLSKNESEVVLNKLVSEKKLTKYVTKNGAIWSIR, encoded by the coding sequence ATGGTAGAAAATAAGAATAATCCACTTTTATGCGACCCCGAAACAGGGATTTGTGAAATGCCAATGGTAGCATCTACAGATAACAATACTTATATAGTGGCACAAAAAAAGCCCATCAAGATTATTTATTTTACCGACCCTATTTGTTCTTCTTGCTGGGGTATTGAGCCTCAACTGCGAAAACTCAAACTTGAATATGGCAATGACCTAGAAATTGATTATCGTATGGGGGGGCTTTTGCCCGATTGGAGCTATAATAATGGCGGTATAAGCAAGCCTTCGGATGTGGCACACCACTGGGACGAAGTAAGCCAATATTATGAGATGCCTATTGATGGCGATGTTTGGCTCGAAAAGCCTTTACATTCTTCGTATCCGCCTTCTATTGCGTTTAAGGCTGCCCAATTGCAGGATATTACAAAGGCTATTAAGTTTTTGAGAAGAATAAGAGAAATGGTTTTTCTAGAAAAAAAGAATATTACATACTGGGAACACCTAAGCGATGCCGCTAGTCAGGTAGGGCTGGATACCATACAGTTGAAAAAAGATTATGAAACCCGTGCTAAAGAGTTATTTCTCCAAGACCTAGCTTTGGCCAAAAAACTTGGTGTAAGAGGTTTTCCTACTTTGTATTTTGCCGATAGTTTGAATAATCAACAAGTAATATTTGGTTTTAAACCTTACCGCTTGTTTGAAAATGCTGTTATTAGTACTTATGCTGGTGCTACCAAAGCGAGTTATGATACCTCGTGGGAAGGTTTGTTTGGGGTATATCCAACCTTAACGAGTAAGGAGTTTGCAGAATTGTCGGGGTTATCCAAAAATGAAAGTGAAGTAGTATTAAATAAGCTTGTTTCTGAAAAAAAGCTCACAAAATATGTGACAAAAAACGGAGCTATTTGGAGCATTCGCTAA